A single genomic interval of Agromyces cerinus harbors:
- a CDS encoding PPK2 family polyphosphate kinase encodes MSRETYWTADPADLLRVGEGFELAKTGTRENPGFHGDKAAGQEALAEGAEILAELQEQLFAMSRMGGDERRILLVLQAMDTAGKGGIVKHVMGSVDPQGVQLAAFKKPTPEELDHDFLWRIHKQVPGAGMIGVFDRSHYEDVLIGRVRSLASPDEIERRYEAINEFEAELAATGTTIIKVMLHISRDEQKARLTERLARADKHWKFNPGDVDERLRWDDYAAAYQLVFERTATTDAPWFVVPADRKWYARLAVQHLLIDALEAMQLEWPKADYDVAEQQARLAAS; translated from the coding sequence ATGAGCCGCGAGACGTACTGGACCGCCGACCCCGCCGATCTGCTGCGAGTGGGCGAGGGGTTCGAGCTCGCGAAGACCGGCACCCGCGAGAACCCCGGGTTCCACGGCGACAAGGCGGCCGGGCAGGAGGCGCTCGCCGAGGGTGCCGAGATCCTCGCCGAGCTGCAGGAGCAGCTCTTCGCCATGAGTCGCATGGGCGGCGACGAGCGACGCATCCTGCTCGTGCTGCAGGCCATGGACACGGCGGGCAAGGGCGGCATCGTCAAGCACGTCATGGGTTCGGTCGACCCGCAGGGCGTGCAGCTCGCCGCGTTCAAGAAGCCCACCCCGGAAGAGCTCGATCACGACTTCCTCTGGCGCATCCACAAGCAGGTGCCCGGTGCCGGCATGATCGGCGTCTTCGACCGCTCGCACTACGAAGACGTGCTCATCGGCCGGGTGCGCTCGCTCGCCTCGCCTGACGAGATCGAGCGGCGCTACGAGGCGATCAACGAGTTCGAGGCCGAGCTCGCCGCCACCGGCACGACGATCATCAAGGTCATGCTGCACATCTCGCGCGACGAGCAGAAGGCGCGGCTCACCGAGCGGCTCGCCCGCGCCGACAAGCACTGGAAGTTCAACCCCGGCGATGTCGACGAGCGGCTGCGCTGGGACGACTACGCGGCGGCGTACCAGCTCGTCTTCGAACGCACGGCGACGACGGATGCCCCGTGGTTCGTCGTGCCCGCCGACCGCAAGTGGTACGCACGGCTGGCCGTGCAGCACCTGCTGATCGACGCGCTCGAGGCCATGCAGCTCGAGTGGCCGAAGGCAGACTACGACGTCGCCGAGCAGCAGGCGCGGCTCGCCGCGAGCTGA
- the menD gene encoding 2-succinyl-5-enolpyruvyl-6-hydroxy-3-cyclohexene-1-carboxylic-acid synthase: MAEPDRRTSASPASDSALALLAAFVREGVVDLVVAPGSRSQALALAAAELERAGAVRLHVRIDERGAAFLALGLAVESGRPVPIITTSGTAVANLHPAVLEAHHSGVPLIVLTADRPAELRGIRSNQTTMQPGIFAGAVRLERDVVAPEGAAGEADAAARLAREAVAAALGRDAGGRPVPHPGPGPVHLNLQLREPLSAAIPADSPLVSSAAVDAAGLPDVPAPAIVDGAAAPALIAAGPRTIVVAGAGAGAGAEQFARDGGWPLIAEVSSGAHFGPNLVVAYRELLGEPGFGDEIERVVVFGHPTLSREVPTLVQRDGVETIVVAPWGIEWFNPGRRVARFERAVRTEPRPQSSEERAWVGRWVRASRMLVEAGLPTSPLQRDGIDETGHVSDYEAQREYMKAQLAAMRAPVTRRMLVDAVWSATWPHDRLLFGASRLIRDADRAVPGRRIPVHANRGLAGIDGTVATAVGIAIATQCALPGEASAATSGEPSEEADAAAVVASTANTARGGVTRALIGDLTLLHDVGSMLLGEGEQRPRVQLIVGNDGGGTIFDSLEVAASAPADAFDRVQYTPQHVDLTALAAAYGWSYTRAATRAELHDALGTRVDGPSILEVPLPR, translated from the coding sequence ATGGCTGAGCCCGACCGCCGAACCTCAGCGAGCCCCGCGAGCGACAGCGCGCTGGCGCTGCTCGCGGCGTTCGTGCGCGAGGGCGTCGTCGACCTCGTCGTGGCCCCCGGCTCACGGTCGCAGGCGCTCGCGCTCGCCGCCGCCGAGCTCGAACGGGCCGGTGCCGTGCGCCTGCACGTGCGCATCGACGAGCGCGGCGCCGCATTCCTCGCCCTCGGTCTCGCCGTCGAGTCGGGTCGGCCGGTGCCGATCATCACGACGTCCGGCACGGCGGTGGCGAACCTGCATCCCGCGGTGCTCGAGGCGCACCACTCCGGCGTGCCGCTGATCGTGCTCACGGCCGACCGGCCGGCGGAGCTGCGCGGCATCCGCTCGAACCAGACGACCATGCAACCCGGCATCTTCGCCGGCGCGGTGCGGCTCGAGCGCGACGTCGTGGCTCCAGAGGGGGCAGCCGGTGAAGCGGATGCCGCGGCGCGCCTCGCCCGCGAGGCCGTCGCCGCCGCCCTCGGCCGCGACGCCGGCGGGCGGCCGGTGCCGCACCCCGGCCCCGGCCCGGTGCACCTCAACCTGCAGTTGCGGGAGCCGCTGTCCGCGGCGATCCCGGCCGATTCGCCGCTGGTGTCGTCTGCTGCGGTCGATGCCGCCGGCCTGCCCGACGTGCCGGCACCGGCGATCGTCGACGGGGCAGCGGCGCCCGCGCTCATCGCGGCCGGTCCGCGCACGATCGTCGTGGCCGGCGCCGGAGCAGGCGCCGGCGCCGAGCAGTTCGCACGTGACGGCGGCTGGCCGCTCATCGCCGAGGTCTCGAGCGGCGCCCACTTCGGGCCGAACCTCGTCGTCGCCTACCGCGAACTGCTGGGCGAGCCGGGCTTCGGCGACGAGATCGAGCGGGTCGTGGTCTTCGGCCACCCGACGCTCTCGCGCGAGGTGCCCACCCTCGTGCAGCGCGACGGCGTGGAGACGATCGTCGTGGCCCCGTGGGGCATCGAGTGGTTCAACCCCGGGCGCCGTGTCGCCCGGTTCGAACGCGCCGTGCGCACCGAACCGCGCCCGCAGAGCAGCGAGGAACGTGCGTGGGTCGGCCGCTGGGTGCGAGCGAGCCGCATGCTCGTCGAGGCCGGGCTGCCGACGTCGCCGCTGCAGCGCGACGGCATCGACGAGACCGGACACGTCTCCGACTACGAGGCGCAGCGCGAGTACATGAAGGCCCAGCTCGCCGCGATGCGGGCACCCGTCACCCGGCGCATGCTCGTCGACGCCGTCTGGTCGGCGACCTGGCCGCACGACCGGCTCCTCTTCGGCGCCTCGCGACTCATCAGGGATGCCGACCGCGCGGTGCCCGGTCGCCGCATCCCCGTGCACGCCAACCGCGGGCTCGCTGGCATCGACGGCACCGTCGCGACGGCCGTCGGCATCGCGATCGCAACCCAGTGCGCGCTTCCGGGCGAGGCGTCGGCGGCGACGTCGGGCGAGCCGTCGGAGGAAGCGGATGCCGCGGCCGTCGTCGCGTCGACGGCGAACACGGCCAGGGGCGGCGTGACCCGCGCCCTCATCGGCGACCTCACCCTGCTGCACGACGTCGGGTCGATGCTGCTCGGCGAGGGCGAGCAGCGCCCGCGGGTGCAGCTCATCGTCGGCAACGACGGCGGGGGCACCATCTTCGATTCGCTCGAGGTTGCGGCATCCGCACCCGCCGACGCCTTCGACCGGGTGCAGTACACGCCGCAGCACGTCGATCTCACGGCGCTCGCCGCCGCCTACGGCTGGTCGTACACGCGGGCCGCCACCCGCGCCGAGCTGCACGACGCGCTCGGCACCCGGGTCGACGGGCCGTCGATCCTCGAGGTGCCGCTTCCGCGCTGA
- a CDS encoding PLDc N-terminal domain-containing protein, whose product MVRLYVVLIVAAVVFSIYAVADCAFFDRSRVRGLSRGWWIVVIVFVPIIGGLLWFIIGRGRAGRSSGGGRTRTVAPDDDADFLRRLGTEAEQAERIRRMEQELADLDGDGPSGDGGQPDGTAGTERKRPDTPETPGESGPSGRPNG is encoded by the coding sequence ATGGTGCGGTTGTACGTGGTGCTCATCGTTGCCGCGGTGGTCTTTTCGATCTACGCCGTCGCCGACTGCGCCTTCTTCGACCGTTCACGGGTCCGCGGGCTGAGCCGCGGCTGGTGGATCGTCGTCATCGTCTTCGTGCCGATCATCGGCGGGCTGCTCTGGTTCATCATCGGGCGGGGCCGGGCCGGGCGCTCGTCGGGCGGCGGGCGCACTCGCACCGTCGCTCCCGACGACGACGCCGACTTCCTGCGCCGACTCGGCACCGAGGCCGAGCAGGCCGAGCGCATCCGCCGCATGGAGCAGGAGCTCGCCGACCTCGACGGCGACGGCCCGTCCGGCGACGGCGGGCAGCCCGACGGCACCGCCGGCACCGAGCGCAAACGACCCGACACCCCCGAGACGCCGGGTGAGTCCGGTCCGTCCGGCCGCCCGAATGGCTGA
- a CDS encoding DUF4229 domain-containing protein, with protein MKSVPVWIWYTALRVLLFAVPLAVLLIAGVNVWVSTAIAALFGLSASLIFLRRAREAMSSDLYAARHRETPVVHEDAEAEDAAIEHGADER; from the coding sequence GTGAAATCCGTGCCCGTCTGGATCTGGTACACCGCGCTGCGGGTGCTGCTGTTCGCCGTTCCGCTCGCGGTGCTCCTCATCGCGGGTGTCAACGTCTGGGTCTCGACCGCGATCGCCGCGCTGTTCGGGCTGAGCGCGTCGCTCATCTTCCTGCGCCGGGCACGCGAGGCGATGTCGAGCGACCTCTACGCCGCCCGCCACCGCGAGACGCCGGTCGTGCACGAAGACGCCGAGGCCGAAGACGCCGCGATCGAACACGGCGCCGACGAGCGCTGA
- a CDS encoding 1,4-dihydroxy-2-naphthoate polyprenyltransferase — MARPKPQRLNPAADLAGKSRTPARSGNPAKAARSTGAKPGTPDRATAADWVSGARLRTLPLAIAPVALGTGAGVVAIADGPWHPARALLALVVALALQIGVNYANDYSDGVRGTDEHRVGPARLTGSGVAKPKQVLAVALSFFALAALAGLALTIVTGQWWLLAVGAVAIVAAWFYTGGKHPYGYYGLGELFVFVFFGLVATAGSAFVQALTVNLEAWLGGVGVGFIACAVLMANNLRDVAQDKVAGKRTLAVLVGPLAGRILFAVFMLVPFAIAVFFALFYPAAWLVMFALLAALPACLIVLTAKTPRELIIALQLASLTALVYGIGLGLAFAL, encoded by the coding sequence GTGGCCCGCCCGAAACCCCAACGCCTGAACCCCGCCGCCGACCTCGCCGGAAAGTCCCGCACGCCGGCCCGCAGCGGCAACCCCGCGAAGGCCGCCCGCAGCACCGGCGCGAAGCCCGGCACGCCCGATCGCGCCACGGCAGCCGACTGGGTCTCGGGCGCGAGGCTGCGCACCCTGCCGCTGGCCATCGCACCGGTCGCCCTCGGCACGGGTGCGGGCGTCGTCGCGATCGCCGACGGTCCGTGGCACCCCGCGCGAGCACTGCTCGCCCTCGTGGTCGCGCTCGCACTGCAGATCGGCGTCAACTACGCCAACGACTACTCCGACGGCGTGCGCGGCACCGACGAGCACCGGGTGGGGCCGGCCCGTCTCACCGGCTCGGGGGTCGCCAAGCCCAAGCAGGTGCTCGCCGTCGCGCTGAGCTTCTTCGCCCTCGCCGCGCTCGCCGGACTCGCGCTCACGATCGTGACGGGGCAGTGGTGGCTGCTCGCCGTCGGCGCGGTCGCGATCGTCGCCGCCTGGTTCTACACCGGCGGCAAGCACCCCTACGGCTACTACGGCCTCGGCGAGCTTTTCGTCTTCGTCTTCTTCGGTCTCGTCGCGACCGCGGGTTCCGCGTTCGTGCAGGCGCTCACCGTCAACCTGGAGGCGTGGCTCGGCGGCGTCGGCGTGGGCTTCATCGCCTGCGCGGTGCTCATGGCCAACAACCTGCGCGACGTGGCACAGGACAAGGTCGCGGGCAAGCGCACCCTCGCGGTGCTCGTCGGCCCGCTCGCGGGACGCATCCTGTTCGCGGTCTTCATGCTCGTGCCGTTCGCGATCGCCGTGTTCTTCGCGCTGTTCTACCCTGCGGCATGGCTCGTCATGTTCGCGCTGCTCGCGGCGCTGCCGGCGTGCCTGATCGTGCTCACGGCGAAGACCCCGCGGGAGCTGATCATCGCGCTGCAGCTCGCGAGCCTCACGGCGCTCGTCTACGGCATCGGACTCGGGCTGGCGTTCGCGCTCTGA
- a CDS encoding AMP-binding protein, which yields MKPLIRVAADYTAALLAQLRQAVLFDEAALAVLPVPGAALQEHPIDRLVPDDVALVVETSGSTDAPKRVMLSASALRASAGATEQFFGGQHGQWLLALPATYIAGVQVLVRSIVAGTEPVVLPPGHFDARAFAAASARLDPERARFTSLVPVQLARLVSAAADDAAVAEALRSFDRILLGGQAAPAGLVERAAELGARVHRTYGSSETAGGCVYDGIPLPGVAVRIVGGEVQLSGPMLASGYLDEPGRTAEAFTTDADGTRWYRTGDLGELAPADHGLGRLRISGRADDVIISGGVKVALGEVERAIRALPGFAEAVVVAVDDAEWGQRPAVAVATAETSATLAELATATDAAGLAPAARPVRLLRLDALPQLASGKPDRRRLVRLFAESAGSGNTEVPEGRAN from the coding sequence GTGAAACCCCTCATCCGGGTCGCGGCCGACTACACTGCGGCGCTGCTCGCGCAGCTGCGGCAGGCCGTGCTCTTCGACGAGGCGGCGCTCGCCGTGCTGCCGGTGCCGGGGGCTGCACTGCAGGAGCATCCGATCGATCGTCTCGTGCCCGACGACGTCGCCCTCGTCGTCGAGACGAGCGGGTCGACGGATGCCCCGAAGCGCGTGATGCTCTCGGCGTCGGCACTGCGGGCGAGCGCAGGAGCGACCGAGCAGTTCTTCGGCGGGCAGCACGGGCAGTGGCTGCTGGCGCTGCCGGCGACCTACATCGCGGGGGTGCAGGTGCTCGTGCGGTCGATCGTCGCGGGCACCGAGCCCGTCGTGCTGCCGCCGGGGCACTTCGATGCGCGGGCGTTCGCCGCGGCATCCGCTCGGCTCGACCCCGAACGCGCGCGGTTCACCTCGCTCGTGCCCGTGCAACTCGCCCGGCTCGTGAGCGCCGCCGCCGACGATGCCGCTGTGGCCGAGGCGCTTCGCTCGTTCGACCGGATCCTGCTCGGCGGGCAGGCGGCGCCCGCCGGCCTCGTGGAGCGTGCCGCCGAACTCGGCGCCCGCGTGCACCGCACCTACGGCTCGAGCGAGACCGCGGGGGGATGCGTCTACGACGGCATACCGCTTCCCGGCGTGGCCGTGCGCATCGTCGGCGGCGAGGTGCAGCTCAGCGGCCCGATGCTCGCGAGCGGATACCTCGACGAACCCGGGCGCACGGCCGAGGCCTTCACCACCGACGCCGACGGCACCCGCTGGTACCGCACGGGCGACCTCGGCGAGCTCGCCCCCGCCGACCACGGTCTCGGACGACTCCGCATCTCGGGCCGCGCCGACGACGTCATCATCTCGGGCGGCGTGAAGGTCGCGCTCGGCGAGGTCGAGCGGGCGATCCGCGCCCTTCCGGGGTTCGCCGAGGCCGTCGTCGTCGCGGTCGACGACGCCGAGTGGGGGCAGCGGCCCGCGGTCGCGGTGGCGACGGCCGAGACATCCGCGACGCTTGCGGAACTGGCGACGGCGACGGATGCCGCGGGGCTCGCGCCCGCAGCCCGCCCCGTGCGGCTGCTGCGACTCGACGCGCTGCCGCAGCTCGCCTCGGGCAAGCCCGACCGGCGGCGCCTCGTGCGGCTGTTCGCCGAATCGGCGGGGTCGGGGAACACCGAGGTTCCAGAGGGGCGCGCGAACTAG
- a CDS encoding 1,4-dihydroxy-2-naphthoyl-CoA synthase produces MSAEVSELFDASEWTEAASAVGFTDITYHHSNDGRIARIAFDRPEVRNAFRPHTVDELYRALEDARTNPRIGVVLLTGNGPSAKDGGWAFCSGGDQRIRGRDGYQYSADETEVVRDPAAAASTGRLHILEVQRLIRFMPKVVIAVVPGWAAGGGHSLHVVCDLTIASREHGRFKQTDADVGSFDAGYGSAYFARQIGQKFAREVFFLAEEYSAERAYEMGAVNRVVPHAELEREAIAMARTILTKSPTAVRMLKFAFNAVDDGMVGQQVFAGEATRLAYGTDEAVEGRDAFLEKRDPDWGPYPWHY; encoded by the coding sequence ATGAGCGCCGAGGTGTCTGAACTGTTCGATGCGAGCGAGTGGACCGAGGCGGCATCCGCGGTCGGGTTCACCGACATCACGTACCACCACTCGAACGACGGCCGCATCGCGCGCATCGCCTTCGATCGGCCCGAGGTGCGCAACGCGTTCCGTCCGCACACGGTCGACGAGCTCTACCGCGCCCTCGAAGACGCGCGCACGAACCCGCGCATCGGCGTCGTGCTGCTGACCGGCAACGGGCCGAGTGCGAAAGACGGCGGCTGGGCGTTCTGCTCGGGCGGCGACCAGCGCATCCGCGGCCGCGACGGCTATCAGTATTCGGCCGACGAGACCGAGGTCGTGCGCGACCCCGCGGCGGCGGCGAGCACGGGGCGCCTCCACATCCTCGAGGTGCAGCGGCTCATCCGCTTCATGCCGAAGGTCGTCATCGCCGTCGTGCCTGGCTGGGCAGCCGGCGGCGGCCACTCGCTGCACGTCGTCTGCGACCTGACCATCGCGAGCCGCGAGCACGGCCGGTTCAAGCAGACCGACGCCGACGTCGGCAGCTTCGACGCCGGCTACGGCTCGGCGTACTTCGCCCGCCAGATCGGGCAGAAGTTCGCGCGCGAGGTGTTCTTCCTCGCCGAGGAGTACTCGGCCGAGCGCGCCTACGAGATGGGCGCGGTGAACCGGGTCGTGCCGCACGCGGAGCTCGAGCGCGAGGCGATCGCGATGGCCCGCACGATCCTCACGAAGTCGCCGACCGCGGTGCGCATGCTGAAGTTCGCATTCAACGCCGTCGACGACGGCATGGTCGGCCAGCAGGTCTTCGCCGGCGAGGCGACGCGCCTCGCCTACGGCACCGACGAGGCGGTCGAGGGCCGCGACGCCTTCCTCGAGAAGCGCGACCCCGACTGGGGCCCGTACCCGTGGCACTACTGA
- a CDS encoding o-succinylbenzoate synthase — MLPEPNELLATARVVALPLVTRFRGIDVREAVLFEGPEGWTEFSPFAEYGDDEASAWLAAAIDFGWTAPPPALRERIPVNATVPAVDPDSVAAVLARFPGCRTAKVKVAGSDQTLAQDVARVRAVREALGPEGRIRIDANGGWNVDEAEHAIHALAPFDLEYVEQPCASVEELAEIRRRTKYMGLPIAADESVRRADDPLAVAEAGAADLLVIKAQPLGGIHRALELIGRTGLPVVVSSALDTSIGLSMGAHLAASVTSLEFDCGLGTASLLAADVTRSPLLPEDGSIPVRRVLPHLDLLERYAASPERTEWWFERIVRCHAVLAEAEAGRHVERTP, encoded by the coding sequence ATGCTGCCCGAGCCGAACGAACTGCTCGCCACCGCAAGAGTCGTGGCCCTCCCCCTCGTGACGCGGTTCCGCGGCATCGACGTGCGCGAGGCCGTGCTCTTCGAGGGCCCCGAGGGGTGGACCGAGTTCTCCCCCTTCGCCGAATACGGCGACGACGAGGCATCCGCCTGGCTGGCGGCCGCGATCGACTTCGGCTGGACGGCTCCGCCGCCCGCGCTCCGCGAACGCATCCCCGTGAACGCGACCGTGCCGGCCGTCGACCCCGACAGCGTGGCCGCCGTGCTCGCGCGATTCCCCGGATGCCGTACGGCGAAGGTCAAGGTCGCGGGCTCCGACCAGACGCTCGCACAGGATGTCGCCCGCGTGCGCGCCGTGCGCGAGGCGCTCGGGCCCGAAGGCCGCATCCGCATCGACGCCAACGGCGGCTGGAACGTCGACGAGGCCGAGCACGCGATCCACGCGCTCGCCCCATTCGACCTCGAGTACGTCGAGCAGCCGTGCGCGAGCGTCGAGGAGCTCGCCGAGATCCGCCGCCGCACGAAGTACATGGGCCTGCCGATCGCGGCCGACGAGAGCGTGCGCCGCGCCGACGACCCGCTCGCCGTGGCCGAGGCCGGCGCAGCCGACCTGCTCGTGATCAAGGCGCAGCCGCTCGGCGGCATCCACCGCGCGCTCGAGCTCATCGGCCGCACGGGCCTGCCCGTCGTCGTGTCGAGCGCCCTCGATACGAGCATCGGCCTGTCGATGGGCGCGCACCTCGCGGCATCCGTCACCTCGCTCGAGTTCGACTGCGGGCTCGGCACCGCGTCGCTCCTGGCAGCGGATGTCACGCGGTCGCCGTTGCTGCCCGAAGACGGTTCGATCCCCGTTCGGCGAGTACTGCCCCACCTCGACCTGCTCGAGCGGTACGCCGCGTCACCCGAGCGCACCGAGTGGTGGTTCGAGCGCATCGTGCGCTGCCACGCGGTGCTCGCCGAGGCCGAGGCTGGGCGCCACGTGGAGCGGACCCCGTAG
- a CDS encoding MerR family transcriptional regulator — translation MRIGELSTRTGVATRLLRYYEEQGLVSSTREHNGYRDYADAAIERVNQVRGLIEAGIPTAVIRDMLPCLANTSLVEAPVIQRELAETLAERRAQLDQRIGCLAKNRDAITTYLERATVTG, via the coding sequence ATGCGCATCGGCGAACTCTCGACGCGAACCGGCGTGGCGACGCGCCTGCTCCGCTACTACGAGGAGCAGGGGCTCGTGAGCTCGACGCGCGAGCACAACGGCTACCGCGACTACGCCGACGCGGCGATCGAACGGGTGAACCAGGTGCGCGGTCTCATCGAGGCGGGCATCCCCACCGCGGTGATCCGCGACATGCTGCCGTGCCTCGCGAACACCTCGCTCGTCGAGGCGCCCGTCATCCAGCGAGAGCTCGCCGAGACGCTCGCCGAGCGCCGCGCCCAACTCGATCAGCGCATCGGATGCCTCGCGAAGAACCGCGACGCGATCACGACCTACCTCGAGCGCGCCACCGTCACGGGGTGA
- a CDS encoding MFS transporter gives MASPITDRSTPPPLTTPARARRPRTRLPLNGLLALAAVVFTGVVTEILPAGLLPQMSADLGVSESQIGQLVAIYAVTTAITAIPLTAVTRSLPRKPLLVGLVIGFALVNGVTAIADSYTVILIARMFGGMLAGLLWAMAAGYAMRTVAPEHSGRALSIAMVGTPLAFAFGLPIATTLGAAIGWRAAFGVIAVVGIGLAVWAAAALPSFPGERAGQRPSLSSVLRMPGLVAVLATTALFVLAHNIAYTYIAPLTVASGIDRHLDLALLVFGVLAVVGVIGAGALVDRRMRSMVLVATALLGLAMIAIGHFAAQPVVVYLALAVWGIAYGTAPTLLQAAPARIAGDAADVAQSMVVATWNGAIAAGAFLGGLALDAVGVEALPWLALALLAAAAVIAATARAAFRPVGVGA, from the coding sequence ATGGCTTCACCGATCACCGACCGTTCCACCCCGCCACCACTCACCACGCCGGCCCGCGCACGCCGACCGCGCACGCGCCTGCCTCTCAACGGGCTGCTCGCCCTCGCCGCCGTCGTGTTCACCGGGGTCGTCACCGAGATCCTGCCGGCCGGGCTCCTGCCGCAGATGAGCGCCGACCTCGGGGTGTCCGAATCGCAGATCGGCCAGCTCGTGGCGATCTACGCGGTCACGACCGCGATCACCGCGATCCCGCTCACCGCCGTCACCCGCAGCCTGCCGCGGAAGCCCCTGCTCGTCGGGCTCGTCATCGGGTTCGCCCTCGTCAACGGCGTCACGGCGATCGCCGACTCGTACACGGTGATCCTCATCGCCCGCATGTTCGGCGGCATGCTCGCCGGACTGCTCTGGGCGATGGCGGCGGGCTACGCCATGCGCACCGTGGCGCCCGAGCACTCGGGCCGCGCCCTCTCAATCGCGATGGTGGGCACCCCGCTCGCCTTCGCATTCGGCCTGCCGATCGCGACCACCCTCGGCGCCGCGATCGGGTGGCGCGCGGCGTTCGGCGTCATCGCCGTCGTCGGGATCGGGCTCGCGGTCTGGGCCGCAGCAGCACTCCCCTCCTTCCCGGGCGAGCGCGCGGGGCAGCGGCCCAGCCTGTCGTCGGTGCTGCGGATGCCGGGACTCGTCGCCGTGCTCGCCACGACCGCGTTGTTCGTGCTCGCGCACAACATCGCGTACACCTACATCGCCCCGCTCACCGTCGCATCGGGCATCGACCGGCACCTCGACCTGGCGCTGCTCGTCTTCGGCGTGCTGGCCGTCGTCGGCGTGATCGGCGCCGGCGCCCTCGTCGATCGGCGGATGCGTTCGATGGTGCTCGTCGCGACGGCACTGCTCGGCCTCGCGATGATCGCCATCGGCCACTTCGCCGCCCAGCCCGTCGTGGTCTACCTCGCGCTCGCGGTCTGGGGCATCGCCTACGGCACCGCACCGACCCTCCTGCAGGCCGCCCCGGCGCGCATCGCGGGCGACGCGGCGGATGTCGCACAGTCGATGGTCGTCGCGACGTGGAACGGTGCGATCGCGGCCGGCGCCTTCCTCGGCGGCCTCGCCCTCGACGCGGTGGGCGTCGAGGCGCTGCCCTGGCTCGCGCTGGCACTGCTCGCGGCCGCCGCGGTCATCGCCGCGACGGCGCGTGCGGCCTTCCGGCCGGTGGGGGTCGGGGCATGA